The Streptomyces nitrosporeus genome includes a window with the following:
- a CDS encoding carbohydrate kinase family protein codes for MHYDVLVIGGSGIDTIVQVDELKVPDSDSVGVPPIRDYVAHTGNGVALGFHALGLRTQFIDYLGDDHLGRQILDRYVSVGLDFDHLPAPAGTPRSVNLVDREGRRFSFYDGRHPEDLLMPMSFYGPHLDRARHVHLSRSHFNREIFGEAVRRGTPVSTDLHAWDGVDASAEPWAYGADFVFMSAATVKDRAPEVLRQIMARGRARIAVATDGANGCHVLEREGAGEVRHFPAVRPERPVVDSNGAGDGFLTAFLYTLLAGGGTEDCVHAGAVSGAFACTHHGTHEVQIGREELARATEHTLTV; via the coding sequence GTGCACTACGACGTTCTGGTCATCGGTGGTTCCGGCATCGACACCATCGTCCAGGTCGACGAACTCAAGGTCCCCGACAGCGATTCCGTCGGCGTACCGCCCATCCGCGACTACGTCGCCCACACGGGCAACGGCGTGGCCCTGGGCTTCCACGCCCTGGGGCTGCGTACGCAGTTCATCGACTACCTGGGGGACGACCACCTGGGCAGGCAGATCCTCGACCGGTACGTCTCCGTGGGGCTGGACTTCGACCACCTCCCGGCCCCGGCCGGCACCCCGCGCAGCGTCAACCTGGTCGACCGGGAGGGCCGCAGGTTCTCCTTCTACGACGGGCGGCACCCCGAGGACCTCCTGATGCCGATGTCCTTCTACGGCCCCCACCTCGACCGCGCCCGCCACGTCCACCTGTCCCGCTCGCACTTCAACCGTGAGATCTTCGGCGAGGCGGTACGGCGCGGTACGCCCGTCTCGACGGACCTGCACGCATGGGACGGGGTGGACGCCTCGGCCGAACCCTGGGCGTACGGCGCCGACTTCGTCTTCATGAGCGCGGCCACCGTCAAGGACCGCGCCCCCGAGGTGCTGCGGCAGATCATGGCGCGGGGCCGGGCCCGTATCGCGGTGGCCACCGACGGGGCGAACGGCTGCCACGTACTGGAACGGGAAGGCGCGGGCGAGGTACGCCACTTCCCCGCCGTACGGCCCGAACGGCCCGTGGTCGACAGCAACGGCGCCGGGGACGGCTTCCTCACCGCCTTCCTGTACACGCTCCTCGCGGGCGGCGGCACCGAGGACTGCGTACACGCCGGCGCGGTGTCCGGGGCCTTCGCCTGCACCCACCACGGGACGCACGAGGTCCAGATCGGGCGGGAGGAACTGGCCAGGGCGACCGAGCACACCCTGACGGTCTGA
- a CDS encoding PadR family transcriptional regulator encodes MALRHAVLAALLDGEYSGYQLAKAFDIGVANFWHALPQQLYAELARLEKEGLVAGRQVIQEGRPNKRLFRVTEAGHAELERFAADVPKPSFIRDDLLVKVQAVDGVTAGPVIGQLEERATAAEARIELLGGLLHKLRGGATEEEFLRTGDRIGPYLTCLRGLSLEADHRDWCLRTAGVLRERQRNHAER; translated from the coding sequence ATGGCTCTGCGGCACGCGGTGCTGGCGGCACTGCTGGACGGGGAGTACAGCGGGTACCAGCTGGCGAAGGCGTTCGACATCGGTGTGGCGAACTTCTGGCACGCCCTGCCCCAGCAGCTCTACGCCGAACTGGCCCGGCTGGAGAAGGAAGGGCTGGTCGCGGGCCGGCAGGTGATCCAGGAGGGCCGCCCCAACAAGCGACTCTTCCGCGTCACCGAGGCCGGTCACGCCGAGCTGGAACGCTTCGCCGCCGACGTACCCAAGCCGTCCTTCATCCGGGACGACCTCCTCGTGAAGGTGCAGGCCGTCGACGGCGTCACCGCCGGCCCGGTCATCGGACAGCTGGAGGAACGGGCCACGGCCGCCGAGGCCAGGATCGAACTGCTCGGCGGTCTGCTCCACAAGCTCCGCGGTGGGGCCACCGAGGAGGAGTTCCTGCGTACCGGTGACCGCATCGGGCCGTATCTGACGTGTCTGCGTGGCCTGTCCCTGGAGGCGGACCACCGTGACTGGTGCCTGCGGACCGCGGGCGTGCTGAGGGAGAGGCAGAGGAACCATGCCGAGCGATGA
- a CDS encoding SGNH/GDSL hydrolase family protein produces the protein MPSDERPRGEHLSRERLSGERLGDDHPGGERLGDDHPGGERPRGRYLRYVALGDSQTEGVGDGGGAAGLRGWADRLAEHLAAAGPDLRYANLAVRGRVARQVRAEQLGPALALRPDLATVVAGVNDLLRPKFDAEEVAGHLEAMFAELTAGGARVLTLTFPDVAKIAPVARPVRGRVFDLNDRIRAAAARHGVVVADLAPLPVATDPRLWGEDRLHASPLGHARIAAAAAYALGLSGSDDSWARPLPPWEPPSRLRAAGAEVRWAAGFLGPWIGRRLRGRSSGDGRTAKRPELLPVAGAPVPVPAPGPDPA, from the coding sequence ATGCCGAGCGATGAACGCCCGCGCGGTGAGCACCTGAGCCGTGAGCGCCTGAGCGGTGAGCGCCTGGGCGATGACCACCCGGGCGGTGAGCGCCTGGGCGATGACCACCCGGGCGGTGAGCGTCCGCGCGGTCGGTATCTGCGTTATGTCGCGCTGGGTGACAGTCAGACGGAAGGCGTCGGCGACGGTGGCGGCGCGGCCGGCCTGCGGGGCTGGGCGGACCGCCTCGCCGAGCACCTCGCCGCCGCCGGCCCGGATCTGCGGTACGCCAACCTGGCGGTACGGGGACGGGTCGCCCGCCAGGTCCGTGCCGAGCAGCTCGGACCGGCTCTGGCCCTGCGCCCCGATCTGGCCACCGTCGTCGCGGGTGTCAACGACCTGCTGCGGCCGAAGTTCGACGCCGAGGAGGTGGCGGGGCATCTGGAGGCGATGTTCGCCGAACTCACGGCGGGCGGGGCGCGGGTGCTGACCCTGACCTTCCCCGACGTCGCGAAGATCGCGCCGGTCGCCCGGCCGGTCCGGGGCCGGGTGTTCGACCTCAACGACCGTATCCGCGCGGCGGCGGCCCGGCACGGGGTGGTCGTCGCCGACCTCGCGCCGCTGCCGGTGGCCACCGATCCCCGGCTGTGGGGCGAGGACCGGCTCCACGCCAGTCCGCTGGGCCATGCGCGGATCGCGGCCGCGGCGGCGTACGCGCTCGGGCTGTCCGGCAGCGACGACTCCTGGGCGCGGCCCCTGCCGCCGTGGGAACCCCCCTCACGGCTACGGGCGGCCGGGGCCGAAGTGCGCTGGGCGGCCGGGTTCCTGGGCCCGTGGATCGGGCGCCGGCTGCGCGGCCGGTCCTCCGGCGACGGGCGGACGGCGAAGCGGCCCGAGCTGCTGCCGGTGGCCGGGGCGCCCGTCCCGGTCCCCGCGCCCGGACCGGACCCGGCCTGA
- a CDS encoding class II fructose-bisphosphate aldolase, whose amino-acid sequence MPLISTGVLAHDARTAATGVGAFNVVQIEHAQAIVGGAEAAGLPVVLQISENTARYHGTLEPIALAALALARAASVPVAVHLDHATSAPLVHEAVELGFTSVMFDASTLPYEQNVATTRAVADHCHGRGVWVEAELGEIGGKDGAHAPGVRTDPDEARAFVAATTADALAVAVGSSHAMLTRDAVLDFALISRLRDTVGVPLVLHGSSGVGDAGLARAVGAGMTKVNISTHLNKLFTRAVRTHLDAHPRAADPRAYLGPARDAVAAEVTRLLGILARPGR is encoded by the coding sequence ATGCCGCTCATATCCACCGGTGTCCTCGCGCACGACGCCCGTACCGCCGCGACGGGCGTCGGGGCCTTCAACGTGGTGCAGATCGAACACGCGCAGGCCATCGTCGGCGGGGCGGAGGCGGCCGGGCTGCCCGTGGTGCTCCAGATCAGCGAGAACACCGCCCGCTACCACGGAACGCTCGAACCGATCGCCCTCGCCGCGCTCGCCCTCGCCCGGGCGGCGAGCGTCCCGGTGGCCGTCCACCTCGACCACGCGACCTCGGCCCCACTGGTCCACGAAGCAGTCGAACTCGGCTTCACCTCGGTCATGTTCGACGCCTCCACGCTCCCGTACGAGCAGAACGTCGCCACGACCCGGGCCGTCGCCGACCACTGCCACGGCCGTGGCGTATGGGTGGAGGCGGAGCTCGGGGAGATCGGCGGCAAGGACGGGGCGCACGCCCCGGGCGTACGGACCGACCCGGACGAGGCGCGGGCGTTCGTCGCCGCCACCACCGCCGACGCCCTGGCGGTGGCCGTCGGCAGTTCGCACGCGATGCTCACCCGGGACGCCGTCCTCGACTTCGCCCTGATCTCCCGGCTGCGTGACACCGTCGGCGTGCCGCTCGTCCTGCACGGTTCGTCCGGGGTCGGCGACGCGGGTCTGGCCAGGGCCGTCGGCGCGGGCATGACGAAGGTGAACATCTCCACCCACCTGAACAAGCTGTTCACCCGGGCCGTCCGCACCCACCTGGACGCCCACCCCCGGGCGGCCGACCCCCGGGCCTACCTCGGCCCCGCCCGTGACGCGGTCGCCGCGGAGGTGACCCGCCTGCTGGGCATCCTGGCCCGTCCCGGGCGATAG
- a CDS encoding SGNH/GDSL hydrolase family protein — protein MNRRTSILGLLTAGALTAGALTAAVVSPALGAGDGHGPEGSPAPTERGAHWVSTWASMPQLTEPGNMPPAPFTGEHSVLTDATLRQTVHVTTGGEHIRLRFSNAFGGAVLPISEVTVALPEGGKAGTSAVRPGTTHRVTFQGRSSVSVPAGAQAVSDPLDFSLKADSNLTATVYLADGQASTAVTSHPGSRTTSYLKSGDHTDATDLTGATPTDHWYFLSGVEVWSRHTSSAAVVLGDSLTDGRGSTTNMNDRWPDLLRERLATGAPAGTKTAVVNQAAGGNRLLNDGLGPNGLARLDRDVLSQSGVDWLVVFEGINNIGTAGATPAAQKQAAADVIAAYKQIITRAHAQQIRVYGATLTPIGGNTGYDDPGGYREEARQTVNTWIRTSGRFDGVIDFDRAARDPHQPRQLRAAYDTGDHLHLNPTGYQALADAVPTRLFHRSPLPRGFGYH, from the coding sequence GTGAACCGAAGAACGTCGATCCTCGGCCTGCTGACAGCCGGTGCGCTGACCGCCGGCGCGCTGACCGCAGCCGTCGTCTCCCCGGCACTCGGCGCCGGGGACGGACACGGCCCGGAGGGCTCCCCCGCGCCCACGGAGCGGGGCGCCCACTGGGTGAGCACCTGGGCGTCCATGCCGCAGCTGACGGAACCGGGCAACATGCCCCCGGCGCCGTTCACGGGCGAGCACTCGGTGCTCACCGACGCCACCCTGCGCCAGACGGTCCACGTCACCACCGGCGGCGAGCACATCCGGCTGCGCTTCTCGAACGCGTTCGGCGGTGCGGTGCTGCCGATCAGCGAGGTGACGGTGGCCCTGCCCGAGGGCGGCAAGGCCGGTACGAGCGCGGTCCGGCCCGGCACCACCCACCGGGTGACCTTCCAGGGCCGGTCCTCCGTGTCCGTCCCGGCCGGGGCCCAGGCGGTCTCCGACCCGCTGGACTTCTCACTGAAGGCCGACTCCAACCTCACGGCGACGGTCTACCTCGCCGACGGCCAGGCCTCCACCGCCGTCACCTCGCACCCCGGGTCCCGTACGACGTCCTACCTGAAGTCCGGGGACCACACCGACGCCACGGATCTCACCGGTGCGACGCCCACCGACCACTGGTACTTCCTCAGCGGTGTCGAGGTGTGGTCCCGCCACACCAGTTCGGCGGCCGTCGTCCTCGGCGACTCGCTGACCGACGGCCGGGGCTCGACCACCAACATGAACGACCGCTGGCCGGACCTGCTGCGCGAGCGGCTGGCCACCGGGGCTCCGGCCGGCACGAAGACCGCCGTCGTCAACCAGGCGGCGGGCGGCAACCGCCTGCTCAACGACGGCCTCGGCCCCAACGGCCTGGCCCGCCTGGACCGTGACGTCCTGTCGCAGAGCGGGGTGGACTGGCTGGTCGTCTTCGAGGGGATCAACAACATCGGCACCGCCGGGGCCACGCCCGCCGCGCAGAAGCAGGCCGCGGCCGACGTCATCGCGGCGTACAAGCAGATCATCACCCGGGCCCACGCCCAGCAGATCCGTGTCTACGGGGCGACCCTCACCCCCATCGGCGGGAACACCGGCTACGACGACCCCGGCGGCTACCGCGAGGAGGCCCGGCAGACCGTCAACACCTGGATCCGTACCAGTGGCCGGTTCGACGGCGTCATCGACTTCGACCGCGCGGCCCGTGACCCGCACCAGCCGCGTCAGCTCAGGGCCGCCTACGACACCGGTGACCATCTGCACCTCAACCCCACCGGCTACCAGGCGCTCGCCGACGCGGTCCCCACCCGCCTCTTCCACCGGTCCCCTCTCCCCCGGGGCTTCGGTTACCACTGA